In Cicer arietinum cultivar CDC Frontier isolate Library 1 chromosome 1, Cicar.CDCFrontier_v2.0, whole genome shotgun sequence, one DNA window encodes the following:
- the LOC101514499 gene encoding uncharacterized protein, which produces MSQLGLLLQEPVRTQRETRTILGLLREQMDGVDGEPRRRRSFKERLGFIGCCGATWGFRSSTQSSQQQQQQLPDTDPNQDPNICVGPEIPTGSSSMNLAAALSAERELRGPPGETIPGAGRTPGTPWRVSLMRLLEETENGEAVAVTAELEGKVGSVAGNDSVCCVCMGRNRGAAFIPCGHTFCRVCSRELWLNRGSCPLCNRSIVEILDIF; this is translated from the coding sequence atgagTCAGCTCGGTTTGTTATTGCAAGAACCGGTTCGGACTCAGAGGGAGACAAGAACGATTCTAGGTTTGTTAAGGGAGCAAATGGACGGTGTTGATGGAGAGCCTCGTAGGAGGCGTAGTTTCAAAGAGCGGCTAGGATTCATCGGTTGTTGTGGGGCCACATGGGGATTTCGTTCTTCAACTCAATCGTCgcagcaacaacaacagcaaCTTCCGGATACGGATCCGAATCAAGATCCGAATATATGCGTGGGCCCGGAGATTCCGACGGGCTCGTCGAGTATGAATTTAGCGGCGGCGTTGTCGGCAGAGAGAGAACTCCGTGGACCGCCGGGAGAAACTATCCCCGGTGCGGGAAGGACGCCGGGGACGCCGTGGAGAGTGTCGCTGATGCGGTTGTTGGAGGAAACGGAAAACGGGGAAGCGGTGGCGGTAACGGCTGAGTTGGAAGGAAAAGTAGGCAGTGTGGCAGGGAATGATTCGGTGTGTTGCGTGTGCATGGGAAGGAATAGAGGTGCGGCGTTTATTCCATGTGGACACACTTTTTGCAGGGTGTGTTCTAGGGAGCTGTGGCTGAACAGAGGCTCTTGTCCCCTTTGCAATCGTTCAATAGTTGAGATTCTTGACATTTTCTAG